One region of Vescimonas fastidiosa genomic DNA includes:
- a CDS encoding vWA domain-containing protein yields MDREEVQSRRAYNQIWNGAGRYDIRPEQAAFDTEGDADLYMNTVMGLAYGQYDFARFQPMLHSFQQQIKGGLYTDVFWLGLEHAVFTRAEKDRPALPVLRRAYAQRILSQPHPQDPRESAQGLQAAWAQRLITEKAPEDPWLSGLLTALDYDPEWKEQRVINRTEELLFKFYNRPRRSVTDRQWAAFAGRNIVGKGGGIRLIRPNALRALGRTDPGEGTGGGGEGKPLRLLSFLQGRTPEPILRRYVESCFGASMLTPSELHAAEQELCTDVHRNCYLHFTKGTPISHQMAPEAAWDVQNFKRQREKNRAYYQANLTQNRLTIAQLTQKLQNTLLLTQDEDPTPSRVGQLCGKVAWRAVLLGDGRVFSRRSDAQPGELSVDILLDGSASQNRQQEKLATQAYIIVESLTRCAIPVRVISFCSVSGCTVLQILRDYDKPEENQRVFDYVSAGWNRDGLALRATSWLMRRERSSPNRLLLILSDASPNDDQRIPIGALPLGGYNYSGKRGVDDTAAEAAILRRQGIRPVCIFTGSDRELPAARKIYGQAMERIPSVGWFADAVSRLLCRQLRQL; encoded by the coding sequence ATGGATCGGGAAGAAGTACAAAGCCGTCGGGCCTATAACCAAATTTGGAACGGCGCCGGGCGCTACGACATCCGCCCGGAGCAGGCGGCCTTTGACACCGAGGGCGATGCCGACCTCTATATGAACACGGTCATGGGGCTGGCCTATGGGCAGTACGATTTTGCCCGCTTCCAGCCCATGCTCCACAGCTTTCAGCAGCAGATCAAGGGCGGCCTGTACACCGATGTATTTTGGCTGGGTCTGGAGCACGCCGTTTTTACCCGGGCCGAAAAGGATCGCCCGGCTCTCCCGGTCCTGCGCCGGGCCTATGCCCAGCGCATCCTGTCCCAGCCCCACCCCCAGGACCCCCGGGAGAGTGCCCAGGGCCTGCAGGCCGCCTGGGCTCAGCGTCTTATCACGGAAAAAGCCCCGGAGGACCCGTGGCTGTCCGGGCTCCTTACCGCCCTGGACTATGACCCGGAATGGAAGGAGCAGAGGGTCATCAATCGCACCGAGGAGCTTCTATTCAAATTTTACAACCGACCCCGCCGCAGTGTCACCGACCGCCAGTGGGCGGCCTTTGCCGGGCGTAATATCGTCGGCAAGGGCGGCGGCATCCGTCTCATCCGGCCCAACGCCCTCCGGGCTCTGGGCCGAACCGACCCCGGCGAGGGCACCGGTGGAGGGGGAGAGGGAAAGCCCCTGCGCCTTCTGAGCTTTCTTCAGGGCAGGACCCCGGAGCCCATCCTCCGCCGGTATGTGGAGAGCTGCTTCGGCGCATCCATGCTCACCCCCTCTGAACTCCACGCGGCAGAGCAGGAGCTGTGTACGGATGTTCACCGAAACTGCTACCTGCACTTCACCAAAGGTACACCGATTTCGCACCAAATGGCACCGGAAGCGGCCTGGGATGTGCAGAATTTTAAGCGTCAGCGAGAGAAAAATCGGGCCTATTATCAGGCAAACCTCACCCAAAACCGCCTGACCATTGCCCAGCTCACCCAAAAATTGCAGAATACGCTTTTGCTGACCCAGGACGAGGATCCCACCCCCAGCCGGGTGGGGCAATTGTGCGGAAAAGTGGCCTGGCGCGCGGTTTTGCTGGGAGATGGCCGGGTCTTTTCCCGCCGAAGCGATGCCCAGCCCGGAGAGCTCTCCGTGGACATTTTGCTGGACGGCTCCGCCTCCCAAAACCGCCAGCAGGAGAAGCTGGCCACCCAGGCCTACATCATTGTGGAAAGTCTCACCCGCTGCGCCATCCCCGTCCGGGTCATTTCCTTCTGCTCGGTCAGCGGCTGCACGGTTTTACAGATCCTCCGGGACTATGATAAGCCCGAGGAAAACCAACGGGTTTTTGACTATGTGTCCGCCGGGTGGAACCGGGACGGACTGGCTCTGCGGGCCACCTCCTGGCTTATGCGGCGGGAACGCAGCAGCCCCAACCGGCTGCTGCTGATCCTGTCCGATGCCAGCCCCAACGACGACCAGCGCATCCCCATAGGCGCCCTGCCCCTGGGGGGCTATAACTACAGCGGCAAGCGGGGCGTGGACGACACCGCCGCCGAGGCCGCCATCCTGCGCCGTCAGGGCATCCGCCCGGTGTGCATCTTCACCGGCAGCGACCGAGAGCTGCCCGCCGCCCGGAAGATTTACGGGCAGGCCATGGAGCGCATCCCCTCGGTGGGCTGGTTCGCCGATGCGGTAAGCCGTCTCCTTTGCCGCCAGCTCCGACAGCTATAA
- a CDS encoding LCP family protein — protein sequence MDKQRGSSRARRIRRTKVDWFGIIMMFVLLVCSLAIFARLMATKMLTTTNMVLIMVALLVVNGLHIFVQLPLRRNKLGKLICGALAVVLSVAMIYGTVAAGAVQSALNKISGIMVEKQVTAVIVMKEDDATDLGDTRGYKFGILANRDQENTRKLLSAMQESMGQIDTREYETPAAMADALYDDEIQAMILNEGYISLLTEQEDYSDFSSHTKIIYEYVTEHEITSIKPSGSITKQPFVIYCSGSDERDSDINAKSRSDVNILAVVNPKTRQILLINTPRDYYLPLAFNGELDKLTHAGMYGVQESMAVLDNLYGTKTSYYGRINFWGLIDIVDALGGIDVYSDYSFTTAAGDVAGYGDREYSYTEGWNHMNGIEALTFSRERYSFSDGDNQRGKNQMKVIQAIIEKATSPSVLAKYQDLLKAVSDNFITNISYDQISSLVQMMQKDGASWNIQTMSATQGSGDTMQPCYSSYGELLYVMPPDYDSVNRIREVIDQVMNGEEIVLPAE from the coding sequence ATGGACAAACAAAGAGGAAGCTCCCGGGCCAGACGCATCCGCCGCACCAAGGTCGACTGGTTTGGCATTATTATGATGTTTGTGCTGCTGGTATGTAGCCTGGCTATTTTTGCCCGGCTTATGGCCACCAAAATGCTCACAACCACCAATATGGTGCTGATTATGGTAGCGCTGCTGGTGGTGAACGGGCTGCACATTTTCGTGCAGCTGCCCTTGCGGCGCAATAAGCTGGGCAAGCTGATCTGCGGCGCTTTGGCTGTGGTGTTGTCCGTGGCGATGATCTACGGCACCGTGGCCGCCGGGGCGGTGCAGTCCGCCCTAAATAAGATCTCCGGCATCATGGTGGAAAAGCAGGTGACGGCGGTGATCGTCATGAAAGAGGACGACGCCACAGATCTGGGAGATACCCGAGGCTATAAATTCGGTATCCTGGCCAACCGTGACCAGGAGAACACCCGGAAGCTCCTCAGTGCCATGCAGGAGAGCATGGGCCAGATCGACACGAGGGAATACGAGACACCAGCCGCTATGGCAGATGCCCTGTACGATGACGAAATCCAGGCTATGATTCTCAACGAGGGCTACATTTCCCTGCTGACGGAGCAGGAGGATTACAGTGACTTCTCCAGCCATACCAAGATCATCTATGAGTATGTCACGGAGCATGAGATCACCTCCATCAAGCCCTCTGGCTCCATCACCAAGCAGCCCTTTGTGATCTATTGCAGCGGCAGCGACGAGCGGGACTCCGACATCAACGCCAAGAGCCGCAGCGATGTGAATATTCTGGCGGTGGTGAACCCCAAGACCCGTCAGATCCTTCTCATCAATACCCCCCGGGACTACTACCTGCCTTTGGCCTTCAACGGTGAGCTGGATAAGCTGACCCACGCCGGTATGTATGGCGTGCAGGAGAGCATGGCTGTGCTGGATAATCTCTACGGAACCAAGACCTCCTATTATGGTCGCATCAATTTCTGGGGCCTTATCGACATCGTGGACGCCCTGGGCGGCATTGATGTGTATTCAGACTACTCGTTTACAACGGCTGCAGGAGATGTTGCAGGATACGGAGACCGGGAGTATAGCTACACGGAAGGCTGGAACCACATGAACGGCATCGAGGCCCTGACCTTCAGCCGGGAGCGCTACTCCTTCTCCGACGGTGACAACCAGCGGGGTAAGAACCAGATGAAGGTCATCCAGGCCATTATCGAAAAGGCCACTTCCCCCAGCGTTTTGGCGAAATATCAGGATCTGCTGAAGGCGGTGTCCGACAACTTCATTACCAACATTTCCTACGACCAGATCTCCTCCCTGGTGCAGATGATGCAGAAGGACGGCGCATCCTGGAACATCCAGACCATGTCCGCCACCCAGGGCTCCGGCGATACCATGCAGCCCTGCTACTCCTCCTACGGCGAGCTGCTGTATGTAATGCCGCCGGATTATGACTCCGTGAACCGTATTCGTGAGGTTATCGACCAGGTGATGAACGGCGAGGAGATCGTTCTGCCCGCGGAGTAA
- a CDS encoding DMT family transporter translates to MSEIGATRNQKITGHLFALFTTLVWGSCFVLTKVMLNAFTPIQIIPLRMGLAYLALWALRPKTLKLPWKDELMFILIGITGGSVYFFLQNTAAAHTSAANVSILVSMSPIITVILAQFFSQRGEKLGKWVYMGAVVAIAGVIMVVLNGTLTFHLSPLGDLLALAAALMWAVYSILIKKYTERYDNFLVTRRVFLWAFLTAVPLMLITDGMPSLTPLFTQPGILLSWLFLGVFGNAVCFALWNIAFKNLGVVITNNYLYATPFVTVVVGWLLLGEKISLMSILGAVLITLGVIFANKQTAKTGE, encoded by the coding sequence ATGTCGGAAATCGGAGCGACCAGAAACCAAAAGATCACGGGGCACCTGTTTGCCCTGTTTACCACCCTGGTATGGGGCAGCTGCTTTGTGCTGACCAAGGTGATGCTCAATGCCTTTACCCCCATCCAGATCATCCCCCTGCGTATGGGTCTTGCCTACCTGGCTTTGTGGGCACTGCGTCCTAAGACGCTGAAGCTCCCCTGGAAGGATGAGCTGATGTTCATTCTCATCGGCATCACCGGCGGCAGCGTCTACTTTTTCCTGCAAAATACCGCTGCGGCCCATACCTCTGCCGCCAATGTGAGCATTCTCGTGTCCATGTCCCCCATCATCACGGTGATCCTGGCGCAGTTTTTCTCCCAGCGGGGGGAGAAGCTGGGTAAATGGGTGTATATGGGCGCAGTGGTGGCCATCGCCGGCGTTATCATGGTGGTGCTGAACGGCACACTGACCTTCCATTTGAGCCCTCTGGGAGACCTGCTGGCCCTGGCGGCGGCCCTGATGTGGGCGGTATACTCCATCCTCATTAAGAAGTATACCGAGCGGTATGATAATTTCCTGGTGACCCGCCGGGTGTTCCTGTGGGCATTTTTGACGGCGGTGCCGCTGATGCTCATCACCGACGGTATGCCCAGCCTGACCCCGCTGTTTACCCAGCCGGGTATCCTGCTGAGTTGGCTGTTTTTGGGCGTGTTCGGCAACGCCGTGTGCTTTGCTCTGTGGAATATTGCTTTTAAGAACCTGGGCGTGGTCATTACCAACAACTATCTGTACGCCACCCCCTTCGTCACCGTGGTGGTAGGCTGGCTGCTGCTGGGCGAAAAAATTTCCCTCATGAGCATCCTCGGCGCCGTACTGATCACCCTGGGCGTGATTTTCGCCAATAAGCAGACGGCAAAGACCGGCGAATAA
- a CDS encoding tryptophanase — MPAITFYKHEPIPMEMHKVKIVQQLHLLPTARRLEKMQRAGFNTFQLHNGDIFLDMLTDSGVNAMSDLQQSAMLRADDAYAGSETFFRMRDKLEELFGMPFCLPAHQGRACENILATRFVKPDSCVIMNYHFTTAKAHITRLGGRVEELVRAEGLVSKSDLPFKGNIDLEALETCILRETPANVPFVRLEAGTNLIGGQPISFANMQAATDICRRHGVLTVLDASLLQDNLYFIKTREKEMQSLSVREITRKIADLFDIIYFSARKFGFARGGAILVRDEALFHSMEDLVPMFEGFLTYGGMSVKEMEAMTVGFEESMDMDVISQGPQFIDYCVDRLSEYGIPVITPGGGLGAHIDVKEFLPHVPQTEYSACALACALYICGGIRGMERGTLSEERERDGSERIASMELLRLAFPRRVFTLSQTEYVIDRVKWLFDHRDLVGGLRFVHEPATLRFFTGVLEPTSDWPEKLAAAYRADFGDEQ; from the coding sequence ATGCCTGCTATTACTTTTTACAAACATGAACCCATCCCTATGGAGATGCACAAGGTGAAGATCGTGCAGCAGCTTCATCTGCTTCCCACGGCCCGGCGGCTGGAGAAGATGCAGCGGGCGGGGTTCAACACCTTCCAGCTCCACAACGGAGATATTTTCCTGGATATGCTCACGGATTCCGGTGTCAACGCCATGTCCGATCTTCAGCAGTCCGCCATGCTGCGGGCCGACGATGCCTATGCAGGCTCCGAGACCTTCTTCCGTATGCGCGATAAGCTGGAGGAGCTGTTCGGTATGCCCTTCTGCCTGCCTGCCCACCAGGGCCGTGCCTGCGAGAATATTCTGGCTACCCGCTTCGTAAAGCCCGATAGCTGTGTCATAATGAACTACCACTTCACCACCGCCAAGGCCCACATCACCCGCCTGGGAGGCCGGGTGGAGGAGCTGGTGCGGGCCGAGGGCCTGGTGAGCAAGAGCGACCTGCCCTTTAAGGGCAATATCGACCTGGAGGCCCTGGAGACCTGCATTCTCCGGGAGACGCCGGCCAATGTACCCTTTGTGCGCCTGGAGGCGGGCACCAACCTCATCGGCGGCCAGCCCATTTCCTTTGCCAATATGCAGGCCGCCACGGACATCTGCCGCCGCCACGGCGTGCTGACGGTGCTGGATGCGTCCCTGCTGCAGGATAATCTGTACTTCATCAAGACCCGGGAGAAGGAGATGCAGAGCCTGTCCGTTCGGGAGATCACAAGGAAAATCGCGGACCTTTTCGACATCATTTACTTCTCGGCCCGGAAATTCGGCTTTGCCCGGGGCGGAGCCATCCTGGTGCGGGATGAGGCGCTGTTTCATTCCATGGAGGACCTGGTGCCCATGTTCGAGGGCTTCCTCACCTACGGCGGTATGTCCGTGAAGGAGATGGAGGCCATGACCGTGGGCTTCGAGGAGAGCATGGACATGGATGTTATCTCCCAGGGCCCCCAGTTTATCGACTACTGCGTGGACAGGCTTTCGGAGTACGGCATACCCGTCATTACTCCCGGCGGCGGCCTGGGCGCGCATATTGATGTAAAGGAATTTTTGCCCCATGTGCCCCAGACGGAGTACTCTGCCTGCGCCCTGGCCTGCGCCCTGTACATCTGCGGCGGCATCCGGGGCATGGAGCGCGGCACCCTTTCCGAGGAGCGGGAGCGGGACGGCAGCGAGCGCATTGCGTCCATGGAGCTGCTGCGCCTGGCCTTCCCCCGGCGTGTATTCACCCTGTCTCAGACAGAGTATGTTATCGACCGGGTGAAGTGGCTCTTTGACCACCGGGACCTGGTGGGCGGCCTGCGCTTTGTCCACGAGCCGGCCACTCTGCGCTTTTTCACCGGTGTGCTGGAGCCCACCTCAGACTGGCCGGAGAAGCTGGCCGCCGCTTATCGGGCCGACTTCGGTGACGAGCAGTAA
- a CDS encoding CvpA family protein, translating into MNTNWNDPDFQGFAHKNPFVGRPKREKKPRKAVGTPVGRTVLNLAVTLLVGAVYYYVCLPALNLHSQSFYVFALLLCAVYCVMAILTSGFQGEGPKGYFGFVKKQCKIPFFLALALVLTAVVGSVIGLRLFRAADYRDLLTVETGDFASEVQEISFDQIPMLDRDSATKLGNRKLGELADMVSQFEVDDDYTQINYKGRPVRVTALRYGDWIKWLNNRADGLPAYLIIDMVTQNVEVVRLDNGIRYTTAEHFGRNLQRYLRFHYPTYIFDTPAFEIDEDGNPYWVCPRITNTIGLFGGTDVLGAVLVNAVTGDTSYYEVGDIPTWVDHVYNADLIISQYDDHGTYINGFINSLFGQRDVTVTTAGYNYIALNDDVYMYTGITSVVSDESNIGFILSNQRTKETRFYSVAGAEEYSAMDSARGQVQQMNYTATFPLLLNIADQPSYFMALKDAAGLVKMYAMVNVSQYQIVATGSTVADCESNYRLMLARNGLIDQSDTEITPSGQSQVTGAIAEIRSAVVEGNTWYYLRLQDGSVYYAISAADDKNAVILSVGDQVTITFAEGEEKILSAYTVTAAQ; encoded by the coding sequence ATGAATACCAACTGGAACGACCCCGATTTTCAGGGCTTTGCCCACAAGAATCCCTTTGTCGGGAGACCTAAGCGGGAGAAAAAACCCCGCAAGGCTGTAGGCACCCCGGTAGGCCGCACGGTGCTGAACCTGGCGGTCACGCTGCTGGTGGGCGCGGTGTATTACTATGTTTGCCTGCCGGCGCTGAACCTGCACAGCCAGTCCTTCTATGTGTTTGCCCTGCTGCTGTGCGCGGTGTACTGCGTTATGGCCATTCTCACCTCCGGCTTCCAGGGGGAGGGACCCAAGGGGTACTTCGGCTTTGTGAAAAAACAGTGCAAGATCCCCTTTTTCCTGGCCCTGGCCCTGGTGCTCACCGCCGTGGTGGGCAGCGTTATCGGCTTGCGCCTGTTCCGGGCCGCGGATTACCGGGATCTGCTCACCGTAGAGACCGGTGACTTTGCCAGCGAGGTCCAGGAGATCTCCTTCGACCAGATCCCCATGCTGGACCGGGACTCCGCCACCAAGCTGGGCAACCGCAAGCTGGGTGAACTGGCGGACATGGTCTCCCAGTTCGAGGTGGACGACGATTACACCCAAATAAACTATAAGGGCCGTCCCGTTCGTGTCACGGCCCTGCGCTATGGCGACTGGATCAAGTGGCTGAATAACCGTGCGGATGGCCTGCCTGCCTATCTCATCATCGACATGGTGACCCAGAATGTGGAGGTGGTGCGCCTGGATAACGGCATCCGCTACACCACCGCCGAGCATTTTGGCCGCAATCTTCAGCGCTACCTGCGCTTCCACTATCCCACCTATATTTTTGACACCCCCGCCTTTGAGATCGACGAGGACGGCAACCCCTACTGGGTCTGCCCCCGCATCACCAACACCATCGGTCTCTTCGGCGGTACGGATGTGCTGGGGGCGGTGCTGGTGAATGCCGTCACCGGCGATACGAGCTACTATGAGGTGGGGGACATCCCCACCTGGGTGGATCATGTGTATAACGCCGACCTGATCATCAGCCAGTACGACGATCACGGCACTTATATAAACGGCTTCATCAACTCCCTCTTCGGCCAGCGGGATGTCACCGTCACCACAGCGGGCTATAACTATATCGCTCTGAACGATGATGTGTATATGTATACCGGCATCACCTCCGTGGTGTCCGATGAATCCAACATCGGCTTCATCCTCTCCAACCAGCGCACCAAGGAGACCCGCTTCTACTCCGTGGCCGGCGCCGAGGAGTATTCCGCCATGGATTCTGCCCGGGGCCAGGTGCAGCAGATGAACTACACCGCCACCTTCCCCCTGCTGCTGAACATCGCCGACCAGCCCAGCTATTTCATGGCCCTGAAGGATGCGGCGGGTCTGGTGAAAATGTATGCCATGGTCAATGTGAGCCAGTACCAGATTGTGGCCACCGGCTCCACCGTGGCCGACTGCGAGAGCAACTATCGCCTTATGCTGGCCCGCAACGGTCTCATTGACCAGAGCGATACTGAGATCACTCCCTCCGGACAGAGCCAGGTCACCGGCGCCATCGCTGAGATCCGCTCCGCCGTGGTGGAGGGCAACACCTGGTACTACCTGCGTCTGCAGGACGGCTCGGTGTATTACGCCATCTCCGCCGCCGACGATAAAAACGCCGTTATACTCTCCGTAGGCGACCAGGTTACCATCACCTTCGCTGAGGGGGAGGAGAAGATACTCTCGGCTTACACCGTCACAGCGGCTCAGTAA
- a CDS encoding lipopolysaccharide biosynthesis protein yields the protein MKLRETLRKLVDRVRSSGFLKSVLTLSSGAVVGQAINFFGMPIVGRVYTPAAMGDYTVITTNAGVISSLACLGMMTVFLLPERDEEARGLSRLVLFATLLITTVAALGLWLVAPFWRIFSTEETPYTLALGVLWLYIVCNTVSNICYAYANRQSLYRVLFWNPVLYAGSNVVLSILFGVLNWGFLGYTLASILAFVVNIAHLMLHGNAFKRVSESDCRPLPLLRKYRRFPIYQMPANLISSLGTQIPVQMMERFYSSTALGMYSMALKVLSLPTTLLATPVNRVYFQEASQRYNRGEDIGEFSFNILKANIKIAMIPIAVLIVFGEWIFALFLGEQWTEAGTYAAILGVSQLFAFCASCLSGCFVIVNRNQLNLADALFTLLYNAGLAGFMFWHLPDVYVWVWIISILNIIRVMLLQGIFLKITGVSTRRYLLFNLGYVIIPLALVWGIRVLFHAYIV from the coding sequence TTGAAACTTCGTGAAACATTGCGGAAGCTGGTTGACCGCGTCCGTTCCAGCGGCTTTCTAAAAAGCGTTCTTACGCTCTCATCCGGCGCTGTGGTGGGGCAGGCTATCAACTTTTTCGGGATGCCGATAGTGGGCCGGGTCTATACACCGGCAGCCATGGGCGATTATACGGTCATTACAACCAATGCCGGTGTAATCAGCTCGCTTGCCTGCCTGGGCATGATGACGGTATTCTTGCTGCCGGAGCGAGATGAGGAAGCCAGGGGGCTAAGCCGCCTTGTGCTGTTTGCTACGCTCCTGATTACAACAGTAGCGGCGCTGGGTCTTTGGCTCGTGGCTCCGTTTTGGCGCATTTTCTCCACGGAAGAAACGCCTTATACCCTTGCCTTGGGTGTATTGTGGCTTTATATTGTCTGCAACACTGTCAGCAATATATGCTATGCCTATGCCAACCGACAAAGCCTTTACCGCGTTCTTTTTTGGAATCCAGTACTGTATGCCGGCTCAAATGTGGTACTCAGCATCCTTTTTGGCGTATTGAATTGGGGATTTTTGGGTTACACACTAGCCTCCATATTAGCGTTTGTGGTCAATATCGCGCACTTGATGCTCCACGGAAATGCTTTTAAGCGGGTTTCGGAATCGGATTGCCGTCCTCTACCCCTGCTGCGCAAATATCGGCGCTTTCCCATATACCAAATGCCTGCAAATTTGATATCCTCGTTAGGAACGCAGATTCCTGTGCAGATGATGGAGCGTTTTTACTCCTCTACCGCACTGGGAATGTATTCTATGGCGTTAAAGGTTTTGTCTCTACCCACCACGCTGCTGGCCACGCCGGTAAATCGCGTGTATTTTCAGGAGGCCAGCCAGCGCTATAACCGCGGGGAGGATATAGGAGAATTTTCCTTTAACATCCTCAAGGCGAATATCAAGATCGCCATGATTCCCATTGCTGTTTTGATTGTTTTCGGCGAGTGGATTTTCGCTTTGTTTTTGGGCGAACAGTGGACAGAGGCGGGAACCTATGCGGCAATTTTAGGCGTTTCACAGCTTTTTGCTTTTTGCGCAAGCTGTTTGTCAGGATGCTTTGTCATTGTAAATAGGAATCAGTTGAATTTGGCGGATGCGCTGTTTACACTGCTGTATAATGCCGGCTTGGCCGGATTTATGTTTTGGCATTTGCCTGATGTATATGTGTGGGTTTGGATCATCTCCATTTTGAATATCATACGCGTGATGCTGCTGCAGGGAATTTTCTTGAAGATCACGGGCGTTTCGACACGAAGATATTTGCTGTTTAATCTTGGATATGTCATCATCCCACTGGCACTTGTGTGGGGTATTCGTGTGCTGTTCCACGCCTATATAGTGTGA
- a CDS encoding phosphatase PAP2 family protein — protein MPDFIQAADWAILHWIRENLHCGALDFLMPKLTLLGEGGAVWIVAGLALTASKKYRKHGICLLLALLAGLLICNIGLKNIVARPRPCWQEAVDLLVKNPRDYSFPSGHTWSAVTGAWVITAANRKFGWWAIPLAAALAFSRLYLFVHFPSDILSGALIGAALGLAAVGLSRKLPDKIRRVYTKKRS, from the coding sequence ATGCCTGACTTTATTCAAGCGGCGGACTGGGCGATTCTGCACTGGATCCGGGAGAACCTGCACTGCGGAGCCTTAGACTTTCTTATGCCCAAGCTCACCCTTCTGGGGGAGGGCGGCGCTGTCTGGATCGTGGCAGGCCTTGCCCTCACGGCCAGCAAAAAGTACCGCAAGCACGGCATTTGCCTGCTGTTGGCGCTGCTGGCGGGCTTGCTGATCTGCAATATCGGCCTTAAAAACATCGTGGCCCGCCCCCGGCCCTGCTGGCAGGAGGCCGTGGATCTGCTGGTGAAGAATCCCAGGGATTACTCCTTCCCCTCGGGCCACACCTGGTCCGCCGTGACCGGGGCCTGGGTCATCACCGCCGCCAACCGTAAATTCGGCTGGTGGGCCATCCCCCTGGCCGCAGCCCTGGCCTTTTCCCGGCTGTATCTGTTCGTGCATTTCCCATCGGATATTTTATCCGGCGCCCTTATCGGCGCGGCACTGGGGCTTGCCGCCGTGGGCCTGAGCCGCAAGCTGCCGGACAAAATCCGCCGCGTTTATACGAAAAAGAGAAGCTGA